A genomic stretch from Papio anubis isolate 15944 chromosome 18, Panubis1.0, whole genome shotgun sequence includes:
- the SLC22A31 gene encoding putative solute carrier family 22 member 31: MEQEARVLRAAGGFGRARRLLAAASWVPCIVLGLALSSEALLTAQPGHHCRPDPALLPPALRALRGPALLDAAIPRLGPTRTPSPCLLLRYPDPAPRTCPGPRPVPAPNGTRPCTRGWLYALPAAGLLQSPVTQWNLVCGDGWKVPLEQVSHLLGWLLGCVVLGAGCDRFGRRTVFVASLMLATGLGASEALAASFPTLLVLRLLHGGTLAGALLALYLARLELCDPPHRLAFSVGAGLFSVAGTLLLPGLAALVQDWHLLQGLGALMSGLLLLFWGFPALFPESPCWLLATGQVARARKILWHFAEASGVDPEDSSLEESSLVTELAMLSAGSPQPQYQSPLGLLRTQVTWRNGLILGFSSLVGEGIRASFRRSLAPQVPTFYLPYFLEAGLEAAALVFLLLTADRCGRRPVLLLGTMATGLASLLLLAGAQYLPGWTMLSLSVLGLLASRAVSALSSLFAAEVFPTVIRGAGLGLVLGAGFLGQAADPLDALHGRRGFFLQHVVFASLAVLALLCVLLLPESRGRGLPQSLQDADRLRRSPLLRGCPRQDHLPLLSPSDSCWVGHTPEQR; the protein is encoded by the exons ATGGAGCAGGAGGCGCGGGTGCTGAGAGCTGCGGGCGGCTTCGGCCGGGCCCGGCGCCTGCTGGCCGCCGCCTCGTGGGTACCCTGCATAGTGCTGGGGCTGGCGCTGAGCTCCGAGGCGCTGCTCACCGCTCAGCCCGGGCACCACTGCCGGCCGGACCCTGCGCTGTTGCCCCCCGCGCTGCGCGCCCTGCGCGGACCCGCGCTGCTGGACGCCGCCATCCCGCGCCTGGGGCCCACGCGCACCCCGAGCCCCTGCCTGCTCCTGCGCTACCCCGATCCCGCGCCCCGCACCTGCCCTGGCCCGCGCCCCGTGCCCGCGCCCAACGGCACCCGGCCCTGCACACGCGGCTGGCTCTACGCGCTGCCCGCCGCCGGCCTCCTACAAAGCCCGGTCACCCAG TGGAACCTCGTGTGTGGAGACGGCTGGAAGGTTCCGCTGGAGCAGGTGAGCCACCTCCTGGGCTGGCTGCTGGGCTGTGTCGTCCTGGGAGCAGGCTGTGACCG GTTTGGCCGCCGGACAGTTTTTGTGGCCTCCCTGATGCTGGCCACAGGCCTGGGGGCCAGTGAGGCCCTGGCTGCCAGCTTCCCTACCCTGCTGGTCCTGCGCCTACTCCACGGGGGGACATTGGCAGGGGCCCTCCTCGCCCTGTACCTGGCTC GCCTGGAGTTGTGTGACCCTCCGCACCGCCTGGCCTTCTCCGTGGGGGCTGGCCTTTTCTCGGTGGCAGGCACCCTGCTGCTGCCCGGCCTGGCTGCGCTTGTGCAGGACTGGCATCTTCTGCAGGGGCTGGGTGCCCTGATGAGTGGACTCTTGCTGCTCTTTTGGGG GTTCCCGGCCCTGTTCCCTGAGTCTCCCTGCTGGCTGCTGGCCACAGGTCAGGTAGCTCGAGCCAGAAAGATCCTATGGCACTTTGCAGAAGCCAGCGGCGTGGACCCCGAGGACAGTTCCTTGGAGGAGAGCTCCCTGGTTACAG AGCTGGCCATGCTGTCTGCGGGGAGCCCCCAGCCCCAGTACCAGTCCCCGCTGGGGCTCCTGCGCACCCAAGTCACCTGGAGAAATGGACTTATCTTGGGCTTCAGCTC gctggttGGTGAAGGCATCAGAGCCAGCTTCCGCCGCAGCCTGGCACCTCAGGTGCCAACTTTCTACCTGCCCTACTTCCTGGAGGCCGGCCTGGAGGCGGCAGCCTTGGTCTTCCTGCTCCTGACCGCAGATCGCTGTGGACGCCGCCCCGTCCTGCTGCTGGGCACCATGGCCACAGGCCTGGCATCCCTGCTGCTCCTCGCCGGGGCCCAGT ATCTGCCAGGCTGGACCATGCTGTCCCTCTCTGTCCTGGGGCTCCTGGCTTCCAGGGCTGTGTCTGCACTCAGCAGCCTCTTTGCAGCTGAGGTCTTCCCCACGGTGATCAG GGGGGCCGGGCTGGGCCTGGTGCTGGGGGCCGGGTTCCTGGGCCAGGCAGCTGACCCCCTGGATGCCCTGCACGGCCGACGCGGCTTCTTTCTGCAACACGTCGTCTTTGCCTCCCTTGCTGTCCTTGCCCTGCTGTGTGTCCTGCTGCTGCCTGAGAGCCGAGGCCGAGGGCTGCCGCAGTCCCTGCAGGACGCCGACCGCCTGCGTCGCTCCCCACTCCTGCGGGGCTGCCCCCGCCAGGACCACCTGCCCCTGCTGTCGCCCTCCGACTCCTGCTGGGTCGGCCACACCCCCGAGCAGCGCTAG